The Methanothrix soehngenii GP6 genome has a window encoding:
- a CDS encoding M24 family metallopeptidase: protein MDYVLHPKSEIDSRIKKLKDRMDDIDGALLFQAVDMCYFSGTAQDGLVYIPRDGEPIIMMKRSLVRAKEESPLEVRPLKNMRNLKEDLGIKTSATIGLEMDVLPCSFYFRVNKALEDASFVDVAERIKHIRSVKSEFEIKLAKEAAQMLVEGFSTVPDHIKEGMTEVELMCRMESEMRLMGHQGSLRFRRFNSIVPIGHIMSGSSAAIPSFLASPTGGKGTSVVFPHGPGYRKIKRNEPVFVDTVGICNGYIADATRIFSLGKIEPELVEAYEASCQIEEAIAREMKPGRTARELFELSESEGARLGYGDFLGGPVGSKCGFVGHGVGLELDEYPVLAPLDHKIQEGMTIAVEPKIIYPGKGVLGVEDTFLTTSSGALRLTEMPLEIWEV, encoded by the coding sequence ATGGATTATGTTCTTCACCCCAAGTCAGAGATCGATAGCAGGATAAAAAAGCTAAAAGATCGGATGGACGACATCGACGGAGCCCTTCTATTTCAGGCGGTGGACATGTGCTACTTCTCTGGAACCGCCCAGGACGGACTGGTCTACATACCCAGAGACGGCGAGCCGATTATTATGATGAAAAGAAGCCTGGTGAGGGCAAAAGAGGAGTCGCCCCTGGAGGTCCGGCCGCTAAAGAATATGAGAAATCTAAAAGAGGACCTGGGCATCAAAACGAGCGCTACCATTGGCCTGGAGATGGATGTCCTTCCCTGCAGCTTCTACTTTAGGGTGAACAAGGCCCTGGAGGATGCTTCTTTTGTCGATGTTGCCGAGAGGATCAAGCATATCCGCTCAGTCAAGTCAGAGTTCGAGATAAAACTGGCCAAGGAAGCTGCACAGATGCTGGTGGAGGGATTCTCCACCGTTCCGGATCATATTAAAGAGGGAATGACTGAGGTGGAGCTGATGTGCCGCATGGAATCGGAGATGAGGCTGATGGGCCATCAGGGATCCCTGCGCTTTCGCCGCTTCAACAGCATCGTTCCCATAGGCCATATAATGTCCGGATCGAGCGCTGCCATCCCCAGCTTCCTGGCCTCGCCCACCGGCGGCAAGGGAACCTCGGTGGTGTTTCCTCATGGTCCAGGCTACAGAAAGATAAAGAGAAACGAACCGGTATTTGTGGACACGGTGGGCATCTGCAATGGATATATCGCCGATGCCACCAGGATCTTCTCTTTGGGCAAGATCGAGCCGGAGCTCGTGGAGGCCTACGAGGCCTCCTGCCAGATCGAGGAGGCCATCGCCAGGGAGATGAAGCCGGGCAGGACGGCTAGAGAGCTGTTCGAGCTCTCAGAATCAGAGGGGGCGCGCCTGGGCTATGGCGATTTCCTGGGTGGACCGGTAGGGAGCAAATGCGGCTTTGTGGGTCACGGTGTAGGTCTTGAGCTGGATGAGTATCCGGTGCTCGCCCCGCTGGACCACAAGATCCAGGAAGGGATGACCATCGCCGTGGAGCCCAAGATCATCTATCCGGGCAAAGGTGTTTTAGGGGTGGAGGACACCTTCCTGACGACATCATCTGGAGCCCTGAGGCTGACGGAGATGCCCCTGGAGATCTGGGAGGTCTGA